TACAGGTTTATCGGCGAAACGCATTCGCTACTACGAGGAAATCGGGCTGTTACCTGCCACTGGCCGCAACGATGCGGGCTATCGGCTGTATGAGGCCGCCGATATTCATACCTTGCGGTTCATCCGCAGCGCCCGGCGACTGGGCTTTTCGATGCCGCAAATCTCGACGTTGCTGGAGCTTTGGCACGACAAGGAGCGCAGCAATGCATCTGTCCGAAAGATCGCATACGCGCACATTGATGAGCTGAACGGCAAGATCAGTGAGCTGCAGGCGATGGTAAGCGCGCTGACGGATCTGGCGGATCGTTGTCACCGAAGCAACCGCCCCGAATGCCCTATCCTCGAAGAGCTGGAAAAGAACGCCCAATGAACACACTTTGGAGCTGACCTATGCACCCCAAGAATGAATCGGAAACCGTCGGCAACTGCCACAAACATGGCACGGCACTGAACAAACATTCGGCGGCGCCGACCAGTGCGCCGTACACGTGCCCGATGCACCCGGAAGTTGGGGCGGATGCACCCGCCAGTTGCCCGGAGTGCGGCATGGCGCTGGAGAAGAATTTCCTCGCGGCAACCAGCGCGAAATACACCTGCCCCATGCACCCGGAAGTTGAGTCCGACAAGCCCGGCAGTTGCCCGAAGTGCGGTATGGCTTTGGAGAAGAAAACCCCGGCCGGCAAGAAGAAACAGTACACCTGTCCGATGCACCCCGAGATTATGGAGGACGAACCTGGAAGCTGCCCGATCTGTGGCATGGCGCTTGAGCCGGTCATGGTCACCGCGGAAGAGGACACCAGCGAACTCGACGATATGACGCGGAGGTTCTGGGTCAGCACGATCCTGACTCTGCCCCTGTTTATCTACGCGATGGGTGACATGATCCCGGGTCAGCCGCTTGAACACCTGGTGCCGGTCGCCTGGCGGCAGTGGGGTCAGTTCGTACTGGCAACCCCCGTGGTGTTGTGGGGTGGCTGGCCGTTCTTTGTGCGCGGCTGGCAGTCGCTG
The DNA window shown above is from Woeseia oceani and carries:
- the cueR gene encoding Cu(I)-responsive transcriptional regulator; amino-acid sequence: MKISQAAAATGLSAKRIRYYEEIGLLPATGRNDAGYRLYEAADIHTLRFIRSARRLGFSMPQISTLLELWHDKERSNASVRKIAYAHIDELNGKISELQAMVSALTDLADRCHRSNRPECPILEELEKNAQ